A genomic segment from Daphnia pulex isolate KAP4 chromosome 5, ASM2113471v1 encodes:
- the LOC124193924 gene encoding cuticle collagen bli-1-like, producing MVGPPGLRGIQGLTGPLGAAREEGEAGKDGRDGSDGINGKDGTVLGPAGPKIGSSGKDAKDGKNGQAGKGGRSPPGLISVDGKDGTDGVDDKDESDGQQGLVGPRGQNEKDGASEQYGQPGHTEQMAKMGKVVLLARLLLQERPEVTALGVKQEQEVLLAFLDWLELQVFMAQQERPESQESRVNQALWLVWWAQPVR from the exons ATGGTCGGACCACCGGGTTTGCGAGGCATTCAAGGATTAACTGGGCCGCTAGGAGCTGCAC gAGAAGAGGGGGAAGCGGGCAAAGACGGACGAGATGGATCAGACGGAATCAACGGCAAAGATGGGACAGTACTTGGTCCTGCAG GACCTAAAATTGGATCTAGCGGGAAAGATGCCAAGGACGGTAAAAACGGCCAAGCGGGCAAAGGAGGCCGAAGCCCTCCAG GTCTAATTAGTGTTGACGGAAAGGACGGAACAGATGGCGTCGATGACAAAGATGAAAGCGATGGGCAGCAAGGATTGGTTGGTCCCCGAG ggcaaaacgaaaaagatgGGGCTTCCGAACAATATGGGCAGCCTGGCCATACGGAACAGATGGCAAAGATGGGCAAAGTGGTACTCCTGGCTCGGTTGCTCCTGCAGGAACGCCCGGAAGTGACGGCACTGGGGGTCAAGCAGGAACAG GAGGTCCTTCTGGCATTCCTGGACTGGTTGGAATTGCAGGTGTTCATGGCACAGCAGGAGCGCCCGGAATCACAGGAGAGTAGGGTGAACCAGGCCCTGTGGCTGGTGTGGTGGGCGCAGCCGGTGCGGTAG
- the LOC124193742 gene encoding uncharacterized protein LOC124193742, producing the protein MLQLRRDWTHGPSLPNKVGKRTNRKLGARPMLTGYAHLPCRPQLPLVKVFIESIGEVTGLVDTGASMSAIRLSVVNNVLDPKREKSFLNLTGVDDKKVMVDSFCSLKVKWENKVVELNEVAVVKNCPFALILGVDWIVKSKLNLIVEDGKIVLKSQDSNQPKVKKVRFAGIEEQNICSEEDDENDFFVSDELIDSLEAENKTKRCPRVIGTEVKVVESAVIPAESLCFVKAKISKKFTGNVIVRPNMCAHPGMEWIIPSCVLKVSAGKLKIPVLNMKMSSLVLRRKDFIAYVDTDFDSNMVVVGQEKQPENPVCSLVENAGESDEKLKTLMDARVGKNLSEEERSAVFELLSKYLRCFPSSDGELGFTNMAEHFIDTSDAQPISCVPYRVSAMERRIIIEKVADMLKQGIIRPSFSPWAAPVVLVKKKSGDFRFCIDFRRLNAVTKRDVYPLPRLDDVFDRLAGAKYFSSLDLMSGYWQVPVASADTCKTAFVTPDGLYEFVRLPFGLNNAPSTFQRLMDRVLARLKWQMCLVYLDDVLIFGRTFDEHQKRLECVLMALVEAGLTLNVSKCIFATNRIFHLGHTIDEYGIRPDSEKN; encoded by the coding sequence ATGTTACAGCTGCGACGCGATTGGACACATGGCCCGTCACTGCCCAACAAAGTCGGGAAAAGGACCAACCGGAAGTTAGGAGCAAGGCCTATGCTCACCGGTTATGCACACCTTCCTTGTCGTCCCCAGCTTCCACTGGTTAAGGTATTCATAGAAAGTATTGGTGAAGTAACTGGCCTGGTAGATACAGGCGCTAGTATGTCTGCTATAAGACTTAGTGTAGTAAATAATGTTTTGGATCCTAAGcgtgaaaaatcttttttgaatcTAACTGGGGTGGATGATAAAAAAGTTATGGTcgattctttttgttctttaaaagtaaaatgggaaaataaagtGGTTGAGTTAAATGAAGTAGCCGTAGTTAAAAATTGTCCATTTGCATTGATTCTTGGTGTAGATTGGATTGTGAAaagtaaattgaatttgattgtagAAGATGGTAAAATTGTGTTAAAATCTCAGGATTCAAACCAACCAAAAGTTAAGAAAGTTCGTTTTGCTGGAATCGAAGAGCAAAATATTTGTAGTGAAGAGGATGATGAGAacgatttttttgtgtctgacGAGCTGATTGATTCTTTAGaggcagaaaataaaacaaagaggTGCCCTCGTGTGATAGGCACAGAAGTAAAAGTTGTGGAATCAGCTGTTATACCAGCAGAGTCTCTTTGTTTTGTAAAAGCTAAAATTTCTAAGAAGTTCACGGGTAATGTTATCGTCAGACCAAATATGTGTGCTCAtcctggaatggaatggattATTCCATCCTGTGTATTAAAAGTGTCAGCGGGAAAACTTAAAATCCCCgtattaaatatgaaaatgtcATCTCTTGTGTTACGTCGTAAAGATTTTATAGCGTATGTAGATACAGATTTCGACAGCAACATGGTCGTCGTCGGACAAGAAAAGCAGCCAGAAAATCCCGTCTGCTCTTTGGTCGAAAATGCTGGTGAATCCGATGAGAAGCTGAAGACCCTGATGGACGCCCGCGTAGGCAAAAATTTGTCGGAAGAAGAGAGGAGTGCCGTTTTCGAGCTCTTGAGCAAATATCTTCGATGTTTCCCCTCATCAGATGGCGAACTTGGATTTACAAACATGGCGGAGCATTTCATCGACACTAGCGACGCTCAACCAATCAGCTGCGTCCCGTATCGCGTGTCAGCTATGGAACGAAGGATCATAATCGAAAAAGTCGCCGATATGCTGAAACAAGGTATCATTCGTCCGTCATTTAGTCCGTGGGCAGCACCGGTAGTGTtggttaaaaagaaatcgggTGACTTTAGGTTCTGCATCGACTTTAGACGTTTAAACGCAGTGACAAAAAGAGACGTTTACCCTTTACCCCGATTGGATGACGTTTTTGATCGTCTTGCTGGTGCGAAATATTTTTCGAGTTTAGACTTAATGAGTGGCTATTGGCAGGTGCCCGTTGCCTCCGCTGATACGTGTAAAACAGCGTTTGTCACTCCAGATGGATTGTATGAGTTTGTTCGTTTGCCGTTTGGACTGAATAATGCACCGTCCACTTTTCAACGGTTGATGGATCGAGTGTTAGCTCGCCTGAAATGGCAAATGTGTCTTGTTTATTTAGACGATGTGTTAATTTTTGGGAGAACGTTCGACGAACATCAGAAAAGACTTGAGTGTGTGCTAATGGCTTTGGTGGAAGCCGGATTAACTTTAAACGTGTCTAAATGTATTTTTGCGACAAacagaatttttcatttaggtcACACCATCGATGAGTACGGAATCCGGCCAGACTCTGAAAAAAATTAG